The proteins below come from a single Tachysurus fulvidraco isolate hzauxx_2018 chromosome 26, HZAU_PFXX_2.0, whole genome shotgun sequence genomic window:
- the fzd9a gene encoding frizzled-9, which produces MMYRGVFKRLAMTMACHVTVMVLLCQLVSATFSLEIGGYDGEWDRQTKCEPITIPMCQGIGYNMTRMPNFMKYDSQEEASTKLIEFASLVAYGCDVHLRFFLCSLYVPMCTDKVSNTIPACRPMCEQARQKCSPIMEQFGFSWPDSLDCSKLPTINDPNSLCIEAPENETQPETRRGEGMLPVFTRPRQPGSGQGQSSGTCENLEKFQYVERSKSCAPRCTPNVDVFWSRQDKDFAFIWMVVWSTLCFVSTAFTVLTFLLDPQRFQYPERPIIFLSMCYNVYSVAFIIRSVAGAENIACDRENGQLYIIQEGLESTGCTIVFLILYYFGMASSIWWVVLTLTWFLAAGRKWGHEAIEAHSSYFHMIAWGIPALKTIIILTMRKVAGDELTGLCYVGSMDINALTGFVLIPLSCYLIIGTSFILTGFVALFHIRKIMKTEGTNTEKLEKLMFKIGIFSVLYTVPATCVIICYFYERLNMDYWKFRALESKCSSFLGRRVVDCSLESSVPTVAVFMLKIFMSLVVGITSGVWVWSSKTLQTWQGLCTRRLSMRTTHKPCPSINCSSTHCHYKATVFHANKTDSCTDSPTRV; this is translated from the coding sequence ATGATGTATCGTGGAGTCTTTAAACGCCTTGCCATGACCATGGCATGTCATGTAACGGTCATGGTTCTACTGTGCCAACTAGTATCTGCTACGTTCTCACTGGAGATCGGTGGTTATGATGGTGagtgggacagacagacaaaatgtGAGCCAATCACCATTCCCATGTGCCAAGGAATCGGCTACAACATGACACGGATGCCCAACTTCATGAAATATGACAGCCAAGAAGAGGCGAGTACAAAACTCATTGAATTTGCTTCTCTGGTGGCATACGGCTGTGATGTGCACCTCCGCTTCTTCCTGTGTTCCCTGTATGTGCCCATGTGCACAGACAAAGTGTCCAACACGATCCCAGCATGCCGACCTATGTGTGAGCAAGCGAGGCAAAAATGCTCTCCTATTATGGAGCAATTCGGTTTCAGCTGGCCGGATTCACTGGACTGTTCAAAGTTGCCAACCATTAATGATCCTAATTCACTGTGCATTGAGGCTCCCGAGAATGAGACGCAGCCTGAGACTAGGAGAGGGGAGGGCATGCTGCCTGTGTTCACCAGACCCAGGCAGCCTGGCAGCGGGCAAGGTCAATCATCTGGGACTTGTGAGAACCTGGAGAAGTTCCAGTATGTGGAAAGAAGCAAATCATGTGCGCCACGATGCACCCCCAATGTGGATGTGTTCTGGTCCAGGCAAGACAAGGACTTTGCTTTCATTTGGATGGTCGTGTGGTCTACACTGTGCTTTGTCTCGACTGCGTTCACAGTCCTCACCTTCCTCTTGGACCCACAGCGCTTCCAGTATCCCGAGAGGCCTATAATTTTCCTCTCCATGTGCTACAACGTCTACTCTGTCGCGTTCATCATCCGCTCTGTCGCAGGCGCCGAGAACATTGCCTGCGACAGGGAAAATGGGCAACTTTACATCATACAAGAGGGCTTAGAGAGCACAGGTTGTACCATAGTCTTCCTCATCCTGTATTACTTTGGCATGGCCAGCTCTATCTGGTGGGTTGTTCTCACACTTACCTGGTTCCTTGCAGCTGGCAGGAAATGGGGGCACGAAGCCATCGAGGCTCACAGCAGCTACTTTCACATGATCGCCTGGGGCATTCCTGCTTTAAAGACCATAATCATTCTCACCATGCGCAAAGTGGCAGGTGACGAGTTAACTGGACTGTGCTACGTTGGTAGTATGGACATCAATGCTTTAACCGGGTTTGTTCTCATCCCTCTTTCCTGCTATCTCATTATCGGCACCTCTTTCATCCTCACCGGTTTCGTTGCACTGTTCCACATACGCAAGATCATGAAAACCGAGGGCACCAACACAGAAAAACTAGAAAAGCTCATGTTTAAGATCGGAATCTTCTCTGTCCTTTACACCGTCCCTGCCACTTGCGTGATCATCTGCTACTTCTACGAGAGGCTTAACATGGACTACTGGAAGTTCCGCGCTCTGGAGAGCAAGTGCAGCTCTTTTCTCGGGCGTAGGGTTGTGGACTGTTCACTGGAGTCTTCGGTGCCCACTGTAGCTGTGTTCATGCTAAAGATATTCATGTCCTTAGTGGTGGGTATTACCAGTGGAGTCTGGGTGTGGAGCTCAAAGACTCTCCAGACTTGGCAAGGCCTGTGCACGCGGAGATTGTCAATGAGAACGACACACAAACCCTGTCCTAGCATCAACTGCAGCAGCACCCACTGTCATTACAAAGCGACTGTATTCCATGCAAACAAAACTGACTCGTGCACAGACAGTCCCACAAGGGTTTGA
- the mks1 gene encoding Meckel syndrome type 1 protein isoform X2, which translates to MADGWCTDSGEAVYRSHDAVKNLKIRIRIERVTSTAALVHHPEQQQRPERGVLELNPLISQTRSTSDEEELVVGWQEKLFSQYEVDLYQTESVCQTPLEKQYHVEILEMERCKRRLNHRIFTYTDFDRFTNWEEQAQSLLTPAQSRPTFLAERMANVRHRRQDRRPADTNVPKARLVVWEPSREFMKASHIVNTPMQTMHIMADLGPARKLGLKENEYVLCTIKADSNGVLTVKPDFNNGRGPYRLETEGEKREVWRLYLENASVPINVEEKQREQRMYRDLYSRHKDYLSSLVGQDFETPPPGYLRLIVNGEIISAQGYEYDNLYIHFVLELPNNWSSVPSQSLSCVTQTCRTRELGEDNVAFFSYPFSFESFFRKEDESEESLPQWPVLYFRVLSLDSWQRYRTEGYGYLVIPATPGSHRVTCHTWRPLQTGTMAELRRFFIGGAPELEDISDVRIPGTFKGDRLSRFGFRTQTTGSVTFNLNCIQHARAFVEANALKRRRQTVLDQLGGHSQKGSVYNVLEAFQRARKRMQEARENLPRDLINTTGELDAESSA; encoded by the exons ATGGCTGATGGATGGTGTACTGACAGTGGGGAAGCTGTGTACCGCTCCCATGATGCAGTAAAAAACCTCAAAATAAG aatCCGGATTGAGCGAGTGACCTCTACAGCTGCTCTTGTGCACCATCCTGAACAGCAACAGCGGCCGGAGCGAGGCGTCCTCGAACTAAACCCATTGATCTCCCAAACACGATCAA ctagCGATGAAGAAGAGCTGGTGGTTGGCTGGCAAGAGAAACTATTCAGTCAG TATGAAGTGGACTTGTACCAGACCGAGTCGGTGTGCCAGACACCGCTGGAAAAACAATATCACGTTGAAATCTTGGAAATGGAAAGATGTAAAAGAAGACTAAATCATCGTATTTTTACCTACACCGACTTTGATCGCTTCACCAACTGGGAGGAG CAGGCTCAGAGTCTGCTAACTCCAGCCCAGAGCAGGCCCACCTTCCTGGCAGAGCGCATGGCAAATGTCAGGCACAGACGCCAAGACAGACGGCCAGC AGACACCAACGTTCCAAAGGCCCGATTAGTGGTGTGGGAGCCATCCAGAGAATTTATGAAGGCCAGCCATATTGTCAACACACCGATGCAGACCATGCACATCATGGCGGATTTAGGACCTGCCAGAAA GCTGGGGTTGAAGGAGAACGAATACGTCTTGTGCACCATAAAAGCCGACAGCAACGGAGTCCTTACGGTGAAACCGGATTTCAACAACGGTAGAGGACCTTACAG GCTGGAGACGGAGGGAGAGAAAAGGGAAGTGTGGCGGCTCTACCTGGAGAACGCCTCTGTTCCCATAAACGTGGAGGAGAAACAGCGGGAGCAGCGCATGTACAGAGAT CTGTACAGCCGCCATAAAGATTACCTCAGCAGCCTCGTTGGCCAGGATTTTGAAACG CCACCTCCAGGATATCTGCGTCTGATCGTTAACGGGGAGATAA tttCTGCACAGGGCTATGAGTACGACAACTTGTATATTCACTTCGTCTTGGAGTTGCCAAACA ACTGGTCCAGCGTGCCGTCTCAGAGCCTGTCATGTGTGACTCAGACGTGCCGAACGCGTGAATTAGGCGAG GACAACGTGGCTTTCTTCTCCTACCCCTTCAGTTTTGAGTCATTCTTCAGGAAAGAAGACGAGTCAGAGG AGTCATTGCCTCAGTGGCCCGTGCTGTACTTCAGGGTTCTGTCACTTGATTCCTGGCAGCGCTACAGAACCGAGGGCTATGGCTACCTGGTTATTCCCGCGACGCCTG GGTCTCACAGAGTGACCTGCCACACTTGGAGACCCCTGCAGACCGGCACGATGGCTGAACTGAGACGTTTCTTTATCGGTGGCGCTCCTGAACTCGAAGATATCAGTGACGTGAGAATACCGGGAACATTCAAG gGGGATCGTCTGAGCCGGTTTGGGTTCCGCACACAGACGACAGGAAGCGTCACATTCAACCTGAACTGCATTCAGCATGCTCG CGCCTTTGTGGAGGCCAACGCTCTGAAAAGGAGACGGCAGACTGTTTTAGACCAGCTGGGAGGCCACAGTCAGAAAGGATCTGTTTATAACGTGCTAG aggcaTTCCAGAGGGCACGTAAGCGGATGCAGGAAGCCAGAGAGAATCTACCCAGAGATCTGATCAACACCACTGGAGAACTCGACGCCGAATCTTCAgcatga
- the mks1 gene encoding Meckel syndrome type 1 protein isoform X1 — MNLDFTTQLRLGVDEMADGWCTDSGEAVYRSHDAVKNLKIRIRIERVTSTAALVHHPEQQQRPERGVLELNPLISQTRSTSDEEELVVGWQEKLFSQYEVDLYQTESVCQTPLEKQYHVEILEMERCKRRLNHRIFTYTDFDRFTNWEEQAQSLLTPAQSRPTFLAERMANVRHRRQDRRPADTNVPKARLVVWEPSREFMKASHIVNTPMQTMHIMADLGPARKLGLKENEYVLCTIKADSNGVLTVKPDFNNGRGPYRLETEGEKREVWRLYLENASVPINVEEKQREQRMYRDLYSRHKDYLSSLVGQDFETPPPGYLRLIVNGEIISAQGYEYDNLYIHFVLELPNNWSSVPSQSLSCVTQTCRTRELGEDNVAFFSYPFSFESFFRKEDESEESLPQWPVLYFRVLSLDSWQRYRTEGYGYLVIPATPGSHRVTCHTWRPLQTGTMAELRRFFIGGAPELEDISDVRIPGTFKGDRLSRFGFRTQTTGSVTFNLNCIQHARAFVEANALKRRRQTVLDQLGGHSQKGSVYNVLEAFQRARKRMQEARENLPRDLINTTGELDAESSA; from the exons ATGAATTTAGAT TTCACTACACAGCTCAGATTAGGAGTAGATGAGATGGCTGATGGATGGTGTACTGACAGTGGGGAAGCTGTGTACCGCTCCCATGATGCAGTAAAAAACCTCAAAATAAG aatCCGGATTGAGCGAGTGACCTCTACAGCTGCTCTTGTGCACCATCCTGAACAGCAACAGCGGCCGGAGCGAGGCGTCCTCGAACTAAACCCATTGATCTCCCAAACACGATCAA ctagCGATGAAGAAGAGCTGGTGGTTGGCTGGCAAGAGAAACTATTCAGTCAG TATGAAGTGGACTTGTACCAGACCGAGTCGGTGTGCCAGACACCGCTGGAAAAACAATATCACGTTGAAATCTTGGAAATGGAAAGATGTAAAAGAAGACTAAATCATCGTATTTTTACCTACACCGACTTTGATCGCTTCACCAACTGGGAGGAG CAGGCTCAGAGTCTGCTAACTCCAGCCCAGAGCAGGCCCACCTTCCTGGCAGAGCGCATGGCAAATGTCAGGCACAGACGCCAAGACAGACGGCCAGC AGACACCAACGTTCCAAAGGCCCGATTAGTGGTGTGGGAGCCATCCAGAGAATTTATGAAGGCCAGCCATATTGTCAACACACCGATGCAGACCATGCACATCATGGCGGATTTAGGACCTGCCAGAAA GCTGGGGTTGAAGGAGAACGAATACGTCTTGTGCACCATAAAAGCCGACAGCAACGGAGTCCTTACGGTGAAACCGGATTTCAACAACGGTAGAGGACCTTACAG GCTGGAGACGGAGGGAGAGAAAAGGGAAGTGTGGCGGCTCTACCTGGAGAACGCCTCTGTTCCCATAAACGTGGAGGAGAAACAGCGGGAGCAGCGCATGTACAGAGAT CTGTACAGCCGCCATAAAGATTACCTCAGCAGCCTCGTTGGCCAGGATTTTGAAACG CCACCTCCAGGATATCTGCGTCTGATCGTTAACGGGGAGATAA tttCTGCACAGGGCTATGAGTACGACAACTTGTATATTCACTTCGTCTTGGAGTTGCCAAACA ACTGGTCCAGCGTGCCGTCTCAGAGCCTGTCATGTGTGACTCAGACGTGCCGAACGCGTGAATTAGGCGAG GACAACGTGGCTTTCTTCTCCTACCCCTTCAGTTTTGAGTCATTCTTCAGGAAAGAAGACGAGTCAGAGG AGTCATTGCCTCAGTGGCCCGTGCTGTACTTCAGGGTTCTGTCACTTGATTCCTGGCAGCGCTACAGAACCGAGGGCTATGGCTACCTGGTTATTCCCGCGACGCCTG GGTCTCACAGAGTGACCTGCCACACTTGGAGACCCCTGCAGACCGGCACGATGGCTGAACTGAGACGTTTCTTTATCGGTGGCGCTCCTGAACTCGAAGATATCAGTGACGTGAGAATACCGGGAACATTCAAG gGGGATCGTCTGAGCCGGTTTGGGTTCCGCACACAGACGACAGGAAGCGTCACATTCAACCTGAACTGCATTCAGCATGCTCG CGCCTTTGTGGAGGCCAACGCTCTGAAAAGGAGACGGCAGACTGTTTTAGACCAGCTGGGAGGCCACAGTCAGAAAGGATCTGTTTATAACGTGCTAG aggcaTTCCAGAGGGCACGTAAGCGGATGCAGGAAGCCAGAGAGAATCTACCCAGAGATCTGATCAACACCACTGGAGAACTCGACGCCGAATCTTCAgcatga
- the mks1 gene encoding Meckel syndrome type 1 protein isoform X3 — protein MANVRHRRQDRRPADTNVPKARLVVWEPSREFMKASHIVNTPMQTMHIMADLGPARKLGLKENEYVLCTIKADSNGVLTVKPDFNNGRGPYRLETEGEKREVWRLYLENASVPINVEEKQREQRMYRDLYSRHKDYLSSLVGQDFETPPPGYLRLIVNGEIISAQGYEYDNLYIHFVLELPNNWSSVPSQSLSCVTQTCRTRELGEDNVAFFSYPFSFESFFRKEDESEESLPQWPVLYFRVLSLDSWQRYRTEGYGYLVIPATPGSHRVTCHTWRPLQTGTMAELRRFFIGGAPELEDISDVRIPGTFKGDRLSRFGFRTQTTGSVTFNLNCIQHARAFVEANALKRRRQTVLDQLGGHSQKGSVYNVLEAFQRARKRMQEARENLPRDLINTTGELDAESSA, from the exons ATGGCAAATGTCAGGCACAGACGCCAAGACAGACGGCCAGC AGACACCAACGTTCCAAAGGCCCGATTAGTGGTGTGGGAGCCATCCAGAGAATTTATGAAGGCCAGCCATATTGTCAACACACCGATGCAGACCATGCACATCATGGCGGATTTAGGACCTGCCAGAAA GCTGGGGTTGAAGGAGAACGAATACGTCTTGTGCACCATAAAAGCCGACAGCAACGGAGTCCTTACGGTGAAACCGGATTTCAACAACGGTAGAGGACCTTACAG GCTGGAGACGGAGGGAGAGAAAAGGGAAGTGTGGCGGCTCTACCTGGAGAACGCCTCTGTTCCCATAAACGTGGAGGAGAAACAGCGGGAGCAGCGCATGTACAGAGAT CTGTACAGCCGCCATAAAGATTACCTCAGCAGCCTCGTTGGCCAGGATTTTGAAACG CCACCTCCAGGATATCTGCGTCTGATCGTTAACGGGGAGATAA tttCTGCACAGGGCTATGAGTACGACAACTTGTATATTCACTTCGTCTTGGAGTTGCCAAACA ACTGGTCCAGCGTGCCGTCTCAGAGCCTGTCATGTGTGACTCAGACGTGCCGAACGCGTGAATTAGGCGAG GACAACGTGGCTTTCTTCTCCTACCCCTTCAGTTTTGAGTCATTCTTCAGGAAAGAAGACGAGTCAGAGG AGTCATTGCCTCAGTGGCCCGTGCTGTACTTCAGGGTTCTGTCACTTGATTCCTGGCAGCGCTACAGAACCGAGGGCTATGGCTACCTGGTTATTCCCGCGACGCCTG GGTCTCACAGAGTGACCTGCCACACTTGGAGACCCCTGCAGACCGGCACGATGGCTGAACTGAGACGTTTCTTTATCGGTGGCGCTCCTGAACTCGAAGATATCAGTGACGTGAGAATACCGGGAACATTCAAG gGGGATCGTCTGAGCCGGTTTGGGTTCCGCACACAGACGACAGGAAGCGTCACATTCAACCTGAACTGCATTCAGCATGCTCG CGCCTTTGTGGAGGCCAACGCTCTGAAAAGGAGACGGCAGACTGTTTTAGACCAGCTGGGAGGCCACAGTCAGAAAGGATCTGTTTATAACGTGCTAG aggcaTTCCAGAGGGCACGTAAGCGGATGCAGGAAGCCAGAGAGAATCTACCCAGAGATCTGATCAACACCACTGGAGAACTCGACGCCGAATCTTCAgcatga